In a genomic window of Actinomadura rubteroloni:
- a CDS encoding DUF3048 domain-containing protein: MRSFARRGPAAVAGAVVLAAGLAACSGGSPAKRTAASPSSGAPSASPSAAVNPLTGTRAGVGKPVLAVKIENTRAAMPQVGVSAADLVYVEQVEGGETRLMALFSSHLPARVGPVRSARISDLHLLPQFGRPAFAFSGVQGKMKKHVKAAPVYDVSEDAGPKGYSRSSAKPAPYNLYGDPRDLLKRAPNAQPSKDVGFRFGPAPEGGKPTSSFTARWPAARMGFTWSAKQKRWLASWGGTPDRAAEGGVLGGATIVVQYAETTRSRFHDFLGSYTPLIHTTGTGRATVLRDGRAYDARWSRPSENAGTTFTTATGAPMTFASGQVWVVLVNDGKPYMP; this comes from the coding sequence GTGCGTTCGTTCGCCAGGCGTGGTCCCGCGGCCGTCGCGGGGGCCGTGGTCCTCGCCGCCGGACTCGCCGCCTGCTCGGGCGGAAGCCCCGCCAAGCGGACGGCCGCGTCGCCGTCGTCGGGCGCGCCCTCGGCGTCGCCGAGCGCGGCGGTCAACCCGCTGACCGGGACGCGCGCGGGCGTGGGGAAGCCCGTCCTCGCGGTGAAGATCGAGAACACCCGGGCCGCGATGCCGCAGGTCGGCGTGTCGGCGGCCGACCTGGTCTACGTCGAGCAGGTCGAGGGCGGCGAGACCCGGCTGATGGCGCTGTTCTCCTCCCACCTGCCCGCGCGCGTCGGCCCGGTGCGCAGCGCCCGGATCTCCGACCTGCACCTGCTGCCGCAGTTCGGACGGCCCGCGTTCGCGTTCTCCGGCGTCCAGGGCAAGATGAAGAAGCACGTGAAGGCCGCGCCGGTCTACGACGTCTCCGAGGACGCCGGGCCGAAGGGCTACTCGCGGTCGAGCGCCAAGCCGGCCCCTTACAACCTCTACGGCGACCCCCGCGACCTGCTGAAACGCGCCCCGAACGCGCAGCCGTCCAAGGACGTCGGGTTCCGCTTCGGCCCCGCGCCCGAGGGCGGGAAGCCGACGAGCAGCTTCACCGCGCGCTGGCCCGCCGCGCGGATGGGCTTCACCTGGTCGGCCAAGCAGAAGCGGTGGCTGGCGTCGTGGGGCGGGACGCCGGACCGGGCGGCGGAGGGCGGCGTGCTCGGCGGTGCGACGATCGTCGTGCAGTACGCCGAGACCACGCGCTCCCGGTTCCACGACTTCCTCGGCAGCTACACACCGCTGATCCACACGACGGGCACCGGGCGGGCGACCGTGCTGCGCGACGGCCGCGCCTACGACGCGCGCTGGTCCCGTCCGTCCGAGAACGCCGGGACGACCTTCACCACCGCGACGGGCGCCCCGATGACGTTCGCGTCCGGCCAGGTCTGGGTCGTGCTGGTCAACGACGGCAAGCCGTACATGCCCTGA
- the pdxS gene encoding pyridoxal 5'-phosphate synthase lyase subunit PdxS: MPVSASSPENTAPATGTARVKRGMAEMLKGGVIMDVVTPDQAKIAEDAGAVAVMALERVPADIRAEGGISRMSDPDMIDGIISAVSIPVMAKARIGHFVEARVLQALGVDYIDESEVLTPADYENHIDKFAFTVPFVCGATNLGEALRRITEGAAMIRSKGEAGTGDVSNATTHMRKILGEIRRLQSLPDDELYVAAKELQAPYELVKEVAANGKLPVVLFTAGGIATPADAAMMMQLGAEGVFVGSGIFKSGNPAQRAEAIVKATTFHDDPDVIAKVSRGLGEAMVGINVASLGEDQKFAVRGW; encoded by the coding sequence ATGCCCGTGTCTGCTTCGAGTCCTGAGAACACCGCGCCCGCCACCGGCACCGCCCGGGTCAAGCGGGGGATGGCGGAGATGCTCAAGGGCGGCGTGATCATGGACGTCGTCACGCCGGACCAGGCGAAGATCGCCGAGGACGCGGGCGCGGTCGCCGTCATGGCGCTGGAGCGCGTCCCCGCCGACATCCGCGCCGAGGGCGGCATCTCCCGGATGAGCGACCCCGACATGATCGACGGGATCATCTCGGCCGTCTCGATCCCGGTCATGGCCAAGGCGCGCATCGGCCACTTCGTGGAGGCCCGGGTGCTGCAGGCCCTCGGCGTCGACTACATCGACGAGTCCGAGGTCCTCACCCCCGCCGACTACGAGAACCACATCGACAAGTTCGCGTTCACCGTCCCGTTCGTGTGCGGCGCGACCAACCTCGGCGAGGCGCTGCGCCGCATCACCGAGGGCGCCGCGATGATCCGCTCCAAGGGCGAGGCGGGCACCGGCGACGTCTCCAACGCGACCACCCACATGCGGAAGATCCTGGGCGAGATCCGCCGCCTCCAGTCGCTGCCCGACGACGAGCTGTACGTCGCCGCCAAGGAGCTCCAGGCGCCGTACGAGCTGGTCAAGGAGGTCGCGGCGAACGGGAAGCTGCCCGTCGTGCTGTTCACCGCCGGCGGCATCGCGACCCCGGCCGACGCCGCGATGATGATGCAGCTCGGCGCCGAGGGCGTGTTCGTCGGCTCCGGGATCTTCAAGTCCGGCAACCCCGCCCAGCGCGCCGAGGCGATCGTCAAGGCCACCACCTTCCACGACGACCCCGACGTGATCGCCAAGGTCTCGCGCGGCCTCGGCGAGGCGATGGTCGGCATCAACGTCGCGTCGCTCGGCGAGGACCAGAAGTTCGCCGTGCGCGGCTGGTGA
- a CDS encoding DUF6928 family protein, with the protein MGWSVSFACCRSADPAAVFRPGVTADPAAAASFARGLYPAATLTETGDTVLDFALRPYDDELFVGAYDGAVLLCDRRLFRLDDDARHIVDRAACALPGASCGVLVLESVVSSCWFRWYDSGELRREVLVTAEDGVVVDQGARLPAEEPFWRELDGGAADVPLPFDQEDFGLALAGACIFGRGIAERGADGFLPLELPVRRFKLS; encoded by the coding sequence ATGGGCTGGTCGGTCTCGTTCGCCTGCTGCCGGTCCGCCGACCCCGCCGCCGTGTTCCGTCCCGGCGTCACCGCCGACCCCGCCGCCGCCGCGTCGTTCGCGCGGGGCCTCTACCCGGCCGCGACGCTCACCGAGACCGGCGACACCGTCCTGGACTTCGCGCTGCGCCCCTACGACGACGAGTTGTTCGTCGGCGCCTACGACGGCGCGGTGCTCCTGTGCGACCGGCGGCTGTTCCGCCTGGACGACGACGCCCGCCACATCGTGGACCGCGCCGCCTGCGCGCTGCCCGGCGCGTCCTGCGGCGTGCTCGTGCTGGAGAGCGTCGTGTCGTCGTGCTGGTTCCGCTGGTACGACTCCGGCGAGCTGCGCCGCGAGGTCCTGGTGACCGCCGAGGACGGCGTCGTCGTCGACCAGGGCGCCCGGCTGCCCGCCGAGGAGCCGTTCTGGCGCGAGCTGGACGGGGGCGCCGCCGACGTCCCGCTGCCCTTCGACCAGGAGGACTTCGGCCTGGCGCTCGCCGGGGCCTGCATTTTCGGGCGGGGCATCGCCGAGCGCGGCGCCGACGGGTTCCTGCCGCTGGAACTGCCCGTCCGG